The sequence CAGCTCACGCAGTTTGGCGATGAACTGCATCATCTCGATGGGCGTGGAAAAGGCGCTGTGGCGCGAGGGCGAGACGCAGTCCTCACCCATGGGCACGCCACGGGTCAGGGAGATTTCCTCGGTGATCTTGTGCTTGGGCAGGATGCCGCCGTGGCCGGGCTTGGCGCCCTGGCTGAGCTTGATCTCGATCATCCGCACCTGCGGGTTGCTGGCCTGGGTGGCGAAGCGTTCCGGGTCGAACTGGCCGTCGCTGGTGCGGCAGCCGAAGTAGCCGCTACCCAGTTCCCAGACCAGGTCGCCGCCGTGCTCGCGGTGGTAGGGGCTGATGCTGCCTTCGCCGGTGTCGTGGTAGAAGTTGCCGAGCTTGGCGCCCTGGTTGAGCGAGCGGATGGCGTTGGCGCTGAGGGAGCCGAAGCTCATGGCGGAGATGTTGAACACCGAGGCGGAGTAGGGCTGGCTGCACTGCGGGCCGCCCACCACTACGCGGAAGCTTGCGGGATCGCTCAAGGGCGCCGGGCGCATGGAGTGGCCGATGAATTCGTAGCCGGCCTGGTAGACGTCGATCAGGGTGCCGAAGGGCTTGTCGCCCCCTTCGTTCTTGGCCCGCGCGTAGACCAGCGAGCGTTGCGCGCGGGAGAAGGGCAGGCGGTCGTCGTCGGCCTCCAGCAGGTACTGACGGATTTCCGGACGGATGCCTTCCACCAGGTAGCGGATGTTGCCGAGGATCGGGTAGTTGCGGCGTACCGCGTGGCGCGCCTGCAGCAGGTCGAAGAGACCGAGCAGGCTGAGTGCGCCGGCCAGCAGGGTGAAGGGCCAGACCCAGTCGTGGGCGACGAAGGGCAGGCTGGCGAGGGTGAACAGTACGCAGAAGGCGAAGAAGGCGTATCGGCTCAGCAGTGACAGGCTCATGCGGGCTCCTTGATTGCAGGTAACGGCATAGCGTAGTGCCAATGGCCGGAAAATGCCTTGCGATAGCTCAAGGGCGAGCTGTAGGGAGGTGCCGCACGGGGATTGGCTGGTGTTTACATCAAGCCGATCGTGCCGGTGGCCAGCGTTGGTGCTCGGAATTATTTCAGTTCGTAGGCTGGGTTGAGCGTAGCGATACCCATGCGGTCGGGGCTGATGGGTATCGCAAGCTCAACCCATCCTACAAAAGCAGTTCGTGCTGGTAGCCATCCGAGGTGCGAAAAAAAACGGCCCCGAGGAGCCGTTTTCTTTTGCCGCGTTTGGCTTAACCGCCGAGGTAGGCGTCGCGGACCTTGGGGTCGTTGAGCAGGTCGTCGCCGCTGCCTTGCATGACGATGTGGCCGTTCTCCAGCACATAGCCACGGTCAGCCAGCTTGAGCGCCTGGTTGGCGTTCTGTTCCACCAGGAAGATGGTCACGCCTTCCTTGCGCAGCTGTTCGATGATGTCGAAGATCTGCTGGATGATGATGGGCGCCAGGCCGAGCGACGGCTCGTCGAGCAGCAGCAGCTGGGGCTTGCTCATCAGCGCGCGGCCGATGGCGAGCATCTGCTGTTCGCCGCCGGACATGGTGCCGGCGCGCTGCTCGAAGCGTTCCTTCAGGCGCGGGAACAGGTGCAGCACCTTGTCCATCTGCTCCTGGAAGTCGCCCTTTTCGGTGAAGAAACCGCCCATGGCCAGGTTCTCCTCGACGGTCAGGCGGGCGAACACGCGACGGCCTTCCGGCACGACGGCGATGCTCTTGCGCATGATGTCGTAGGACTCCTTGCCCACCAGCTCTTCGCCTTCATAGCGAATGCTGCCGCTGGCCGCGCGGGGCGAGCCGCAGAGGGTCATCAGCAGGGTCGACTTGCCGGCGCCGTTGGCACCGATCAGGGTGACGATCTCGCCTTTCTTCACATCCATGCTGACGCCGTGAAGCGCCTGGATCTTGCCGTAGAAGGTGGAAACCTTGTCGAAAACTAGCATGGCTCAGGACTCCCCCAGGTAGGCTTTGATCACGTCGGGGTTGTTGCGGATCTGCTCCGGCGTGCCGTCGGCCAGGGGGGTGCCCTGGTTGATCACGTAGATGTGGTCGGAAATGCTCATCACCAGCTTCATGTCGTGCTCGATCAGCAGCACGGTCACGTTGTGCTCGTTGCGCAGCATGGCGATCAGCGCCTTGAGGTCGTCGGTCTCTTTCGGGTTGAGGCCGGCGGCCGGCTCGTCGAGCATGAGGATGCGCGGGCGCGTCATCATGCAGCGGGCGATTTCCAGGCGGCGTTGTTGGCCGTAGGCCAGGGTGCCGGCCGGACGGTTGGCGAAATCGGTCAGGTTGACCTTGTCCAGCCAGTGGGCGGCGTAGTCCATGGCCTCGCGCTCGCTCTTGCGGAAGCCCGGGGTCTTCAGCAGGCCGGCGAGGAAGTTGGTGTTGAGGTGGCGGTGCTGGGCAACCAGCAGGTTTTCCACCGCAGTCATTTCCTTGAACAGGCGGACGTTCTGGAAGGTCCGAACCACGCCCTTGCGCGCGATCTTGTGGCCCGGCAGGGCCTCGATCTGCTCGCCATCCAGGCGGATGCTGCCGGAGGTCGGCTGGTAGAAGCCGGTCAGGCAGTTGAACACGGTGGTCTTGCCGGCGCCGTTCGGGCCGATCATGGAGACAACCTGCTTTTCCTGTACGGTCAGACCCACCCCGTTGACGGCCAGGAGGCCGCCGAAGCGCATGGTCAGGCCGCTTACTTCGAGAATCGGGCGGCTCATTGTTTCAGCTCCAGGTGGGGGCGTTGCATCGGCAGGAGACCCTGCGGACGCCAGATCATCATCAGCACCATCAGGGCGCCG is a genomic window of Pseudomonas resinovorans NBRC 106553 containing:
- a CDS encoding FMN-binding glutamate synthase family protein, encoding MSLSLLSRYAFFAFCVLFTLASLPFVAHDWVWPFTLLAGALSLLGLFDLLQARHAVRRNYPILGNIRYLVEGIRPEIRQYLLEADDDRLPFSRAQRSLVYARAKNEGGDKPFGTLIDVYQAGYEFIGHSMRPAPLSDPASFRVVVGGPQCSQPYSASVFNISAMSFGSLSANAIRSLNQGAKLGNFYHDTGEGSISPYHREHGGDLVWELGSGYFGCRTSDGQFDPERFATQASNPQVRMIEIKLSQGAKPGHGGILPKHKITEEISLTRGVPMGEDCVSPSRHSAFSTPIEMMQFIAKLRELSGGKPVGFKFCLGHPWEFMGIAKAMLETGILPDFIVVDGKEGGTGAAPLEFTDHIGVPMREGLLFVHNTLVGLNLRDKIKLGASGKIISAFDIASVLAIGADWANSARGFMFAIGCIQSQSCHTNKCPTGVATQDNLRQRALVVPDKAQRVQMFHRNTLKALAEMLAAAGLDHPNQLEPRHLVRRVSDKEIRLFSQIHLFLQPGDLLKEKIEADFYERMWEMARADSFEPSCAW
- a CDS encoding ABC transporter ATP-binding protein — its product is MLVFDKVSTFYGKIQALHGVSMDVKKGEIVTLIGANGAGKSTLLMTLCGSPRAASGSIRYEGEELVGKESYDIMRKSIAVVPEGRRVFARLTVEENLAMGGFFTEKGDFQEQMDKVLHLFPRLKERFEQRAGTMSGGEQQMLAIGRALMSKPQLLLLDEPSLGLAPIIIQQIFDIIEQLRKEGVTIFLVEQNANQALKLADRGYVLENGHIVMQGSGDDLLNDPKVRDAYLGG
- the livG gene encoding high-affinity branched-chain amino acid ABC transporter ATP-binding protein LivG, translating into MSRPILEVSGLTMRFGGLLAVNGVGLTVQEKQVVSMIGPNGAGKTTVFNCLTGFYQPTSGSIRLDGEQIEALPGHKIARKGVVRTFQNVRLFKEMTAVENLLVAQHRHLNTNFLAGLLKTPGFRKSEREAMDYAAHWLDKVNLTDFANRPAGTLAYGQQRRLEIARCMMTRPRILMLDEPAAGLNPKETDDLKALIAMLRNEHNVTVLLIEHDMKLVMSISDHIYVINQGTPLADGTPEQIRNNPDVIKAYLGES